Sequence from the Thermocoleostomius sinensis A174 genome:
TTCGGCTGGCTTTTTCCTGTTGGGGTTGGCTGCTTTAAAGAGCGTGCAATGGCTACGGCAGAAGAAACAAGGGCAATCCTCGACAACCCCGCCCCATTTTTCGCTGTTTCCGCCTGGTTGGAGCAGCACCTTGTTATTCGCCGTGGCGCTGTTTGGGTTTTACTTTACCCCACAACCGTTTGCCAGTGATGTGGCGTTGAATCGGGGAGTGACTGAATCCCTGACTATGACTCGATCGCAACCGCAAGCCTTCCGATCGGCCACTGCCCCCGAAGAGCGATCGCTGGTGGAATGGATTCGCACACTGAATGTTTACCCGGAACCCGATGCCTATACAGGGCAGAGAGCCAATGTAGAAGGGTTTGTCATTCACTCCAATGAGATTCCTGACAATTACCTGGTAATTGCACGCTTTGTTATCACTTGCTGTGCAGCCGATGTCTATCCAGTGGGACTACCTGTGAAGTTGCCAGCGGGCGATCGATCGGCCCATCCGCCTGATCAATGGCTGCGCGTTGAAGGTCAAATGATCACAGAAACCCTTAAGAACAAGCGGCAACTGGTGATTGACGCCACAAGCTTGACGGAAATTCCGGAGCCAGACACTCCGTATGATTACT
This genomic interval carries:
- a CDS encoding TIGR03943 family putative permease subunit — its product is MTVKPSKSKLTISQRRRARKANAKKRNLAWLQPLIDILAIAAWGVLLLRYWLTDKINILLHPDYVWLAYSAGFFLLGLAALKSVQWLRQKKQGQSSTTPPHFSLFPPGWSSTLLFAVALFGFYFTPQPFASDVALNRGVTESLTMTRSQPQAFRSATAPEERSLVEWIRTLNVYPEPDAYTGQRANVEGFVIHSNEIPDNYLVIARFVITCCAADVYPVGLPVKLPAGDRSAHPPDQWLRVEGQMITETLKNKRQLVIDATSLTEIPEPDTPYDY